In one Corythoichthys intestinalis isolate RoL2023-P3 chromosome 16, ASM3026506v1, whole genome shotgun sequence genomic region, the following are encoded:
- the LOC130932038 gene encoding meteorin-like protein produces MLVPWLFLVLFVGSPQLAEADSCNWSASDSPASTDPRMILQVRLRCAEGSVRWSYPGRALRVILEPNLWSSSSARDTLCIKAAPTFGGATLFVRRSGKLEPLLADGEGEEGASCFRTDGPRVPPIYIQTGPSPSLMGFRYELTADGIAAMSSDRAASCRPCNDTELLMAVCTSDFVVRGFIEGVRHRPDLQISLVDVSATKVWRQRGGLFEREAPRSPRWRGVIRAHLRCGVKPGEGQFLFTGWEHFWEAWLGCAPHYKDFLDVYRNAKVGLRNPCVFRLDE; encoded by the exons ATGTTGGTCCCTTGGCTCTTCCTGGTCCTTTTCGTTGGGAGCCCACAACTTGCTGAGGCTGACTCGTGCAACTGGAGTGCAAG TGACTCTCCGGCCAGCACGGACCCAAGGATGATCCTGCAAGTGCGACTGCGCTGCGCAGAAGGTTCCGTCCGGTGGTCCTACCCGGGCCGAGCTCTCCGTGTGATCTTGGAGCCCAACTTGTGGTCCTCCTCCTCGGCGCGTGACACCCTCTGCATCAAAGCGGCCCCGACCTTCGGCGGGGCCACCCTGTTCGTCCGTCGCAGCGGAAAGCTGGAGCCGCTTCTGGCGGACGGCGAGGGAGAGGAAGGCGCCAGCTGCTTCCGGACGGACGGACCGCGCGTGCCTCCCATCTACATTCAGACGGGCCCGAGTCCAAGTCTGATGGGCTTCAGGTATGAATTGACGGCCGACGGGATAGCTGCGATGAGCTCGGATCGCGCCG CTTCATGTCGCCCGTGCAACGACACGGAGCTTCTGATGGCAGTCTGTACCAGCGACTTTG tGGTCCGAGGCTTCATCGAGGGTGTCCGTCACCGTCCGGATCTTCAAATCTCACTGGTGGACGTGTCGGCGACGAAGGTCTGGCGGCAGCGTGGCGGCCTCTTTGAGCGGGAGGCTCCTCGATCGCCGCGGTGGCGCGGCGTCATCCGCGCTCACCTACGGTGCGGCGTGAAGCCCGGTGAAGGCCAGTTTCTTTTTACTGGCTGGGAACACTTCTGGGAAGCGTGGTTGGGCTGCGCCCCGCATTATAAAGACTTCCTGGATGTCTACCGGAACGCTAAAGTGGGACTTCGGAATCCCTGTGTTTTCCGTTTGGATGAATAG